Proteins encoded within one genomic window of Panacibacter microcysteis:
- a CDS encoding FkbM family methyltransferase: MSNKRPFDLRVADFLLRRLKLYKDKRNNAIAIAKWNHLFAGKDYFLHQPAGGPAMRLYKDSILSKYIYNGFEQAELTFVQKVLKPGDTFFDIGSNMGFFALYAAQITGANGKVYAFEPTPVIYKRLTENISENNFSNVQAENIGLSDAKGFLKLFIAEAGKDGWNSFAKEKEGQQSIEVPVNTLDHYVESNNVDTAKIRFIKIDVEGWEIPVVRGALKTINAHDDIILMMEFTESNSKAAGYNIGDLYDIIEQQGFKWYVFDEAQNKLLHDPKRNSYPYNNLFAVKNIDKVNAALTHS; this comes from the coding sequence ATGTCAAACAAAAGACCGTTCGATCTTCGCGTTGCAGACTTTCTTTTGCGAAGGCTAAAGCTGTACAAAGACAAAAGAAACAATGCCATTGCCATTGCAAAATGGAATCATTTGTTTGCAGGCAAAGATTATTTTCTTCACCAGCCAGCCGGTGGTCCTGCAATGCGTTTGTACAAAGACAGCATCTTATCCAAATACATTTACAACGGATTTGAACAAGCCGAACTCACTTTTGTGCAAAAGGTTTTAAAGCCTGGCGATACTTTTTTTGATATCGGCTCAAACATGGGTTTCTTCGCTTTGTATGCGGCACAGATCACCGGTGCAAACGGAAAAGTTTACGCTTTTGAACCTACACCTGTCATTTATAAAAGACTTACAGAAAACATTTCCGAAAACAATTTCAGCAATGTGCAGGCAGAAAATATAGGTTTGTCTGATGCCAAAGGCTTTTTAAAACTTTTTATTGCCGAAGCCGGAAAAGACGGCTGGAACAGTTTTGCAAAAGAAAAGGAAGGCCAGCAATCAATCGAAGTACCTGTTAATACGCTCGATCATTATGTTGAAAGTAATAATGTTGACACGGCTAAAATCCGCTTTATAAAGATTGATGTGGAAGGTTGGGAAATTCCTGTGGTGAGAGGTGCACTTAAAACAATCAATGCGCACGACGATATTATTTTGATGATGGAGTTTACAGAATCTAATTCCAAAGCTGCAGGCTACAACATTGGCGACCTGTACGATATTATTGAACAACAGGGCTTCAAATGGTATGTATTTGATGAAGCGCAGAACAAACTTTTGCACGACCCCAAAAGAAACTCTTACCCTTACAATAACCTGTTTGCCGTAAAAAATATTGACAAAGTTAATGCGGCGCTTACGCACTCATAG